One window of Quercus robur chromosome 12, dhQueRobu3.1, whole genome shotgun sequence genomic DNA carries:
- the LOC126710162 gene encoding WRKY transcription factor 23, with product MERKEMIKMEELVGSSSFTDHISDSYPFSGIFDFSEGEKSSLGFMELLGTGVQDYTSPLFDLPPISMAPSAPLPAVKECSEVLNQPATPNSSSISSASSEAVNDTEQTNNKAVDQEEEQPDKTKKQLKPKKTNQKRQREPRFAFMTKSEVDHLEDGYRWRKYGQKAVKNSPFPRSYYRCTTASCNVKKRVERSFTDPTIVVTTYEGQHTHPSPVMPRQNFAGAPPGSGGVSATSFTMPMPRTLSHYQQQHQQSLVNPLTHSNFAFNGLFANNPGLLRDTRFCTQGAALLKDHGLLQDIVPSYMLKEE from the exons ATGGAGAGGAAGGAGATGATAAAGATGGAGGAGCTTGTTGGATCTTCTTCGTTTACTGATCATATATCAGATAGCTATCCATTTTCTGGGATATTCGACTTCTCTGAAGGAGAAAAGAGCTCTTTAGGGTTTATGGAGTTACTGGGTACCGGTGTTCAGGATTATACAAGTCCTCTTTTTGATTTGCCACCAATATCTATGGCTCCCTCAGCTCCACTTCCAGCTGTAAAAGAGTGCTCTGAGGTGTTGAATCAGCCTGCCACGCCTAACTCTTCCTCGATCTCATCTGCATCCAGTGAGGCAGTGAATGATACTGAGCAGACTAATAATAAAGCTGTAGACCAGGAAGAAGAGCAACCAGATAAGACTAAGAAaca GTTGAAACCCAAGAAGACAAACCAGAAGAGACAGAGAGAGCCGAGATTCGCGTTTATGACAAAGAGCGAGGTTGATCATCTGGAAGATGGGTACAGATGGAGAAAGTACGGTCAAAAAGCTGTGAAGAACAGCCCCTTTCCCAG GAGTTACTATCGTTGCACTACAGCCTCATGTAATGTAAAGAAACGTGTGGAACGCTCTTTCACAGATCCAACCATAGTTGTGACTACCTATGAAGGGCAACACACTCATCCAAGCCCAGTCATGCCTCGCCAAAACTTTGCTGGAGCTCCACCAGGTTCAGGAGGTGTCTCTGCCACCAGCTTTACTATGCCAATGCCAAGAACCCTATCTCATTATCAACAACAGCACCAACAATCTCTTGTCAATCCCTTGacacattccaattttgctttTAATGGCTTATTTGCAAATAATCCTGGTTTACTTCGTGACACTCGGTTTTGCACCCAAGGAGCTGCTTTGCTTAAAGACCATGGACTTCTTCAAGACATTGTTCCATCGTATATGCTTAAGGAAGAGTAG
- the LOC126710159 gene encoding flowering time control protein FCA isoform X2, producing the protein MERQRGDRFNGQQESQHQNQQLSDHHSHHEQQQQQHHFNNSNYQVQDQQHLNNPNYHSNYHHHDQHFNNSNYQQHPPHHHNHHQHVNFEPNDSSSFGSGGFPPNSGAGGYGSGSGSGSGSGSAYSVRKRGRHRGDTPDSVDGFGNVKLYVVPVSRTATEGDIRPVFEEHGNVVEVVILKDKRTGQQQGSCFVKYATVDEAERAIRSLNNQYTFPGEHAPLTVKYADRERERLGVVDKLYVGCLNKDASKMEVEEIFSAYGPIEDVYIVRDELKQSRGCGFVKFSHWEMALAAIKALNGTFKMRGCDQPLIVRFADPKKPKIGEPRGNHIFANTNFAPCSQEPFARNMVAPSLGKSMGGCILPNASYPLRPNSTSSLPQSVSQMEKQEPFMQQPFPPLQQLPSQLAQMPLQQTRTPQTSSQSSQLEGSEVQRQSHQTGKVEQQPSSQWMKPQEYSLHEHQLLKHQNLQNPSHQLQPSLPVLSSQQVIQIEQELDHVQLQSESSPVIGPTCA; encoded by the exons ATGGAAAGGCAGAGAGGAGACCGATTCAATGGGCAGCAAGAGTCCCAACACCAAAACCAGCAACTCTCCGATCACCATAGCCACCATGaacaacagcagcagcagcatcATTTCAACAATTCCAACTACCAGGTCCAGGACCAGCAGCACCTTAACAACCCTAACTACCATTCAAACTACCACCACCATGACCAACACTTCAACAATTCCAACTATCAACAACATCCCCCCCACCATCACAATCACCATCAACACGTGAACTTTGAGCCAAACGATTCGTCGTCGTTTGGCTCTGGAGGTTTCCCTCCCAATAGTGGTGCCGGTGGATATGGTTCTGGTTCTGGTTCTGGTTCCGGTTCCGGTTCCGCCTATTCTGTACGCAAAAGAGGCCGGCATCGAGGAGATACTCCAG ATAGCGTGGACGGTTTTGGTAATGTAAAACTTTATGTTGTACCGGTTTCCAGAACAGCAACGGAAGGAGAC ATCCGACCTGTCTTTGAAGAACATGGAAATGTAGTTGAAGTTGTTATATTGAAAGATAAGAGAACTGGCCAACAACAAG GAAGTTGTTTTGTGAAATATGCAACGGTAGATGAAGCTGAAAGAGCTATTAGATCTTTAAACAATCAATACACTTTTCCTGGG gAACATGCTCCCCTCACAGTCAAATATGCAGATAGGGAACGGGAGCGTCTTGGCG TGGTGGACAAATTGTATGTTGGTTGCCTGAACAAAGATGCTTCAAAAATGGAAGTTGAGGAG ATATTTTCCGCCTATGGTCCCATTGAAGATGTCTATATTGTACGCGATGAGCTGAAGCAAAGTCGTG GATGCGGATTTGTTAAATTTTCCCATTGGGAAATGGCACTGGCGGCAATCAAAGCATTAAATGGAACGTTCAAGATGAGG ggTTGTGACCAGCCATTAATTGTTCGTTTTGCGGATCCTAAGAAACCTAAGATTGGAGAACCAAG gGGTAATCATATATTTGCAAATACAAATTTTGCTCCCTGTTCACAAGAACCATTTGCTAGGAACAT GGTAGCACCCAGTCTTGGCAAATCTATGGGAGGGTGTATTTTGCCTAATGCTTCATATCCTCTGCGACCAAATTCTACAAGTTCATTACCTCAATCAGTTTCTCAGATGGAAAAGCAAGAACCTTTCATGCAACAACCATTTCCTCCCCTACAGCAGCTGCCTTCACAGTTGGCTCAGATGCCATTACAACAGACACGAACTCCACAGACAAGCTCGCAATCATCTCAACTAGAAGGCTCTGAAGTGCAGAGGCAGTCTCATCAAACTGGAAAAGTGGAGCAGCAGCCGAGTTCACAG TGGATGAAGCCTCAGGAATATTCCTTACATGAGCATCAATTACTGAAGCATCAAAACCTGCAAAATCCAAGCCATCAGCTTCAGCCCTCTTTGCCAGTTCTTTCAAGCCAACAAGTAATTCAGATAGAACAG GAATTGGATCATGTGCAACTGCAGTCAGAATCTAGTCCTGTTATTGGCCCAACTTGTGCTTAA
- the LOC126710159 gene encoding flowering time control protein FCA isoform X3 has translation MERQRGDRFNGQQESQHQNQQLSDHHSHHEQQQQQHHFNNSNYQVQDQQHLNNPNYHSNYHHHDQHFNNSNYQQHPPHHHNHHQHVNFEPNDSSSFGSGGFPPNSGAGGYGSGSGSGSGSGSAYSVRKRGRHRGDTPDSVDGFGNVKLYVVPVSRTATEGDIRPVFEEHGNVVEVVILKDKRTGQQQGSCFVKYATVDEAERAIRSLNNQYTFPGEHAPLTVKYADRERERLGVVDKLYVGCLNKDASKMEVEEIFSAYGPIEDVYIVRDELKQSRGCGFVKFSHWEMALAAIKALNGTFKMRGCDQPLIVRFADPKKPKIGEPRGNHIFANTNFAPCSQEPFARNMVAPSLGKSMGGCILPNASYPLRPNSTSSLPQSVSQMEKQEPFMQQPFPPLQQLPSQLAQMPLQQTRTPQTSSQSSQLEGSEVQRQSHQTGKVEQQPSSQELDHVQLQSESSPVIGPTCA, from the exons ATGGAAAGGCAGAGAGGAGACCGATTCAATGGGCAGCAAGAGTCCCAACACCAAAACCAGCAACTCTCCGATCACCATAGCCACCATGaacaacagcagcagcagcatcATTTCAACAATTCCAACTACCAGGTCCAGGACCAGCAGCACCTTAACAACCCTAACTACCATTCAAACTACCACCACCATGACCAACACTTCAACAATTCCAACTATCAACAACATCCCCCCCACCATCACAATCACCATCAACACGTGAACTTTGAGCCAAACGATTCGTCGTCGTTTGGCTCTGGAGGTTTCCCTCCCAATAGTGGTGCCGGTGGATATGGTTCTGGTTCTGGTTCTGGTTCCGGTTCCGGTTCCGCCTATTCTGTACGCAAAAGAGGCCGGCATCGAGGAGATACTCCAG ATAGCGTGGACGGTTTTGGTAATGTAAAACTTTATGTTGTACCGGTTTCCAGAACAGCAACGGAAGGAGAC ATCCGACCTGTCTTTGAAGAACATGGAAATGTAGTTGAAGTTGTTATATTGAAAGATAAGAGAACTGGCCAACAACAAG GAAGTTGTTTTGTGAAATATGCAACGGTAGATGAAGCTGAAAGAGCTATTAGATCTTTAAACAATCAATACACTTTTCCTGGG gAACATGCTCCCCTCACAGTCAAATATGCAGATAGGGAACGGGAGCGTCTTGGCG TGGTGGACAAATTGTATGTTGGTTGCCTGAACAAAGATGCTTCAAAAATGGAAGTTGAGGAG ATATTTTCCGCCTATGGTCCCATTGAAGATGTCTATATTGTACGCGATGAGCTGAAGCAAAGTCGTG GATGCGGATTTGTTAAATTTTCCCATTGGGAAATGGCACTGGCGGCAATCAAAGCATTAAATGGAACGTTCAAGATGAGG ggTTGTGACCAGCCATTAATTGTTCGTTTTGCGGATCCTAAGAAACCTAAGATTGGAGAACCAAG gGGTAATCATATATTTGCAAATACAAATTTTGCTCCCTGTTCACAAGAACCATTTGCTAGGAACAT GGTAGCACCCAGTCTTGGCAAATCTATGGGAGGGTGTATTTTGCCTAATGCTTCATATCCTCTGCGACCAAATTCTACAAGTTCATTACCTCAATCAGTTTCTCAGATGGAAAAGCAAGAACCTTTCATGCAACAACCATTTCCTCCCCTACAGCAGCTGCCTTCACAGTTGGCTCAGATGCCATTACAACAGACACGAACTCCACAGACAAGCTCGCAATCATCTCAACTAGAAGGCTCTGAAGTGCAGAGGCAGTCTCATCAAACTGGAAAAGTGGAGCAGCAGCCGAGTTCACAG GAATTGGATCATGTGCAACTGCAGTCAGAATCTAGTCCTGTTATTGGCCCAACTTGTGCTTAA
- the LOC126710159 gene encoding flowering time control protein FCA isoform X1 has product MERQRGDRFNGQQESQHQNQQLSDHHSHHEQQQQQHHFNNSNYQVQDQQHLNNPNYHSNYHHHDQHFNNSNYQQHPPHHHNHHQHVNFEPNDSSSFGSGGFPPNSGAGGYGSGSGSGSGSGSAYSVRKRGRHRGDTPDSVDGFGNVKLYVVPVSRTATEGDIRPVFEEHGNVVEVVILKDKRTGQQQGSCFVKYATVDEAERAIRSLNNQYTFPGEHAPLTVKYADRERERLGVVDKLYVGCLNKDASKMEVEEIFSAYGPIEDVYIVRDELKQSRGCGFVKFSHWEMALAAIKALNGTFKMRGCDQPLIVRFADPKKPKIGEPRGNHIFANTNFAPCSQEPFARNMVAPSLGKSMGGCILPNASYPLRPNSTSSLPQSVSQMEKQEPFMQQPFPPLQQLPSQLAQMPLQQTRTPQTSSQSSQLEGSEVQRQSHQTGKVEQQPSSQSPTVASSSTSPAVPLSPYITASFECDWSEHTCPDGHKYYYNCVTRESRWMKPQEYSLHEHQLLKHQNLQNPSHQLQPSLPVLSSQQVIQIEQELDHVQLQSESSPVIGPTCA; this is encoded by the exons ATGGAAAGGCAGAGAGGAGACCGATTCAATGGGCAGCAAGAGTCCCAACACCAAAACCAGCAACTCTCCGATCACCATAGCCACCATGaacaacagcagcagcagcatcATTTCAACAATTCCAACTACCAGGTCCAGGACCAGCAGCACCTTAACAACCCTAACTACCATTCAAACTACCACCACCATGACCAACACTTCAACAATTCCAACTATCAACAACATCCCCCCCACCATCACAATCACCATCAACACGTGAACTTTGAGCCAAACGATTCGTCGTCGTTTGGCTCTGGAGGTTTCCCTCCCAATAGTGGTGCCGGTGGATATGGTTCTGGTTCTGGTTCTGGTTCCGGTTCCGGTTCCGCCTATTCTGTACGCAAAAGAGGCCGGCATCGAGGAGATACTCCAG ATAGCGTGGACGGTTTTGGTAATGTAAAACTTTATGTTGTACCGGTTTCCAGAACAGCAACGGAAGGAGAC ATCCGACCTGTCTTTGAAGAACATGGAAATGTAGTTGAAGTTGTTATATTGAAAGATAAGAGAACTGGCCAACAACAAG GAAGTTGTTTTGTGAAATATGCAACGGTAGATGAAGCTGAAAGAGCTATTAGATCTTTAAACAATCAATACACTTTTCCTGGG gAACATGCTCCCCTCACAGTCAAATATGCAGATAGGGAACGGGAGCGTCTTGGCG TGGTGGACAAATTGTATGTTGGTTGCCTGAACAAAGATGCTTCAAAAATGGAAGTTGAGGAG ATATTTTCCGCCTATGGTCCCATTGAAGATGTCTATATTGTACGCGATGAGCTGAAGCAAAGTCGTG GATGCGGATTTGTTAAATTTTCCCATTGGGAAATGGCACTGGCGGCAATCAAAGCATTAAATGGAACGTTCAAGATGAGG ggTTGTGACCAGCCATTAATTGTTCGTTTTGCGGATCCTAAGAAACCTAAGATTGGAGAACCAAG gGGTAATCATATATTTGCAAATACAAATTTTGCTCCCTGTTCACAAGAACCATTTGCTAGGAACAT GGTAGCACCCAGTCTTGGCAAATCTATGGGAGGGTGTATTTTGCCTAATGCTTCATATCCTCTGCGACCAAATTCTACAAGTTCATTACCTCAATCAGTTTCTCAGATGGAAAAGCAAGAACCTTTCATGCAACAACCATTTCCTCCCCTACAGCAGCTGCCTTCACAGTTGGCTCAGATGCCATTACAACAGACACGAACTCCACAGACAAGCTCGCAATCATCTCAACTAGAAGGCTCTGAAGTGCAGAGGCAGTCTCATCAAACTGGAAAAGTGGAGCAGCAGCCGAGTTCACAG TCTCCAACAGTTGCTAGTAGTTCTACCTCACCTGCTGTACCTTTAAGTCCTTATATAACTGCTTCTTTTGAGTGTGATTGGAGCGAACATACCTGTCCTGATGGACACAAGTATTATTATAATTGTGTCACTCGTGAGAGTAGA TGGATGAAGCCTCAGGAATATTCCTTACATGAGCATCAATTACTGAAGCATCAAAACCTGCAAAATCCAAGCCATCAGCTTCAGCCCTCTTTGCCAGTTCTTTCAAGCCAACAAGTAATTCAGATAGAACAG GAATTGGATCATGTGCAACTGCAGTCAGAATCTAGTCCTGTTATTGGCCCAACTTGTGCTTAA